In Chloroflexota bacterium, the genomic stretch TCTCCTTCACCGTCGTGGACGGGCAGTTCGTCGTCTACCACCTCGCCGACGGTTAGGGGATCCGGAGCGTGATGGCGATCGCGGCCTTGAGCTCCGCGTCGCTCGCGATGAGGGCGAACGATCCGCGGACGATCCCCGACCCGTCGACGACGAAGATCCAGGGCTCTGTCAGGAGGCCCCACGCGTTCGTCGCATCGGTCGCCTGGAGCTGGCCATTCGCATCGAGGATCGGCTGGAGCCGGCCGCCGACGAACTGGAGCTTGTACGGCTCGACATTGATGAACGTCATCGCCGGCTCCGTCTTCGACAGCGCCTTGATCGCGTCGAGGGTGGGGCCGCACTGCCGGCTCGTGCAGAACGCGGGTGTCGCGAAGACGAGGACGAACGGCTTGTGGGCGGCGAGTGCGTCGTGGACGGACGTCTGATAGAAGGCTGGGTCGGGCGTCGTATCGGTGGAGATCTTCGCCACGTCGCCGCCGACATCGGCGAGCGTGGGCGTCAGCGTGTCCAGCGCCTTTGCGCCCACGGTCGGCGTCGACGACTTCGCGACGACCTGGAACTGGACGCGGGTGGTCTCGGTCAGCCCGGCCTTCGTCGTCGTGAACGCGGCGGCCCAGTCGCCGGCCTCATTGAAGGTCGTGTCCGCTACATAGATGCCACGCTGACCCTGGATCGCCCAGATGAACGTCGCGTCCACCGTGGCCGTGGGAGTCGTCGACGACTTCGCGAGGTCGTAGAAGGCGACCGTGGCCGGCAGATCCGGCGCCCCGATCGGGGCGTTCTGCTGATCGGCGAGGGCGAAGAGGAAGCGGGCCGGGCCGACGGCGTCCTCGGCGTCGATGAGGATCGGGATGCGGGTGGGGCGGGCTTCCGACGAGGCACCAGCGACCGGAACGGACGAGGCAGACGTGGCGGACGATCCGGATGAGGCGGCCGTGCAGGCGCCCACGGCGATCGCGAGAGCGGCGAGCAGGACGGGGGAGATGGAGCACGGGCCGTGGCGACGCATCGGCGCCATGGTAGCCGGGGGACGCGGCGCGGGCCCGGGCGTCTCTCAGGATCGCATTCGAGCAGGCCCGCGGTAGAATGCCGGCGTCCGCCCGTCCCGGTCTCCGTCGACGGGTGTCGACGACGTCGACGCGGTCGACCCGGAGGACGATGACCCGCTTCCAGAAGCTCGTGGCCGCGACCGTCGCGACGACGTTCATCCTCGTCGTCATCGGGGTGATGGTCCGCTCGACGGATTCGGGCGTCGCCTGTCCCACGTGGCCCGGCTGCTTCCCCGGCCAGTTCCTGCCGGGCCTCGACGCGGGGGCCAACGTCTGGTTCGAATGGATCCATCGGACGGTCGCCTTCGTCATCGGCATCCTCGTCGTGGGCGTCGCGATCCTCGCCTTTGCCGACCATCGCGACCGACCGTCGCTGCTCTGGCCGAGCATCGCCGCAGTGGGGATCGCGCTCTTCCAGGCGTGGCTCGGCCGGGAGACCGTCCGCCTCGGCAATTCCGGCCCGAGCGTCACGGCCCACCTCGCGGCGGCGATGATCCTCTTCGCGGTCCTCATCTTCGCCCTTGTCAGGAGCTTCTTCCCGGCCCGCATCGCCGGGCGCGGGAGCAGCCAGCGGTTCGCCCTCCTCGCCGTGTTCGGGGCGGCCACGACATACGCCCTCCTCCTCTTCGGGAGCAACGTCACCGCGACAGATGCGGCGCTCATCTTCCCGGACTGGCCGCTCATGGGGGGGACGTTCTTCCCGCCGCTCACGAGCGTGACCTCCGCCCAGGTCCTCCATCGCTGGATCGCCGTCGTCGTCGGGATCGTCGTCCTCGTGGTGTGGCTCGCCGCCAGGCGGACGCAGCGAGAGCATCGCGTCCTCGTCCTGCTCGCCGCGTCGGCGGCCGGACTGTTCCCGATCCAGGCCATCATCGGCGGGGCTCAGGTGCTCACCCGGCTCGCGCCGTGGGCGCAGACGCTCCATCTGGCGCTCGGCGCCGCGATCTGGGGTCTCATGGCGGCGCTCGCGGTCGCCGCGTACTACACCGCGCGGATGAGTCCGAGCCCGAATGCGTCGGGTGCCGTCGACTCCGGCGCAGGTGACGGCCGGGGGAGCGAGCCGGCCGGCGTGTCCGCCACGGGCCCTCGAAGCGCCGCTGACACCGTGCGGGCGTACATCGCCCTCACGAAGCCGCGGATCATCGAGCTCCTCCTCGTGACGACCGTCCCGGCGATGATCCTCGCCGCCCACGGCTGGCCGCGCCTCGATCTCGTCTGGTGGACACTCGTCGGCGGCTCGCTCGCGGCGGGCAGCGCGAACGCCATCAACTGCTACCTCGACCGCGACATCGACGGACTCATGGTCCGGACCCGCCGAAGGCCGCTGCCGGCCCACCAGGTCGAACCCGATCGGGCGGTCGTCTTCGGGATCGTGCTCGGCGCGATCGCCTTCGCCGAGCTCGCCTGGTTCGTCAACCTCATCTCGGCGTTCCTGGCGCTGCTCGCGATCGCGTTCTATGTCGTGGTCTACACGATGATCCTCAAGCGGACCACAGCGCAGAACATCGTCATCGGCGGCGCCGCCGGCGCCCTGCCGCCGGTCATCGGCTGGGCCGCGGTGACAGGCAACGTGGGCGTGCCGGCACTGCTCCTCTTCGCCCTCGTGTTCTACTGGACGCCGCCCCATTTCTGGGCGCTCTCGCTCCGCATCCGGAAGGACTACGCGGCGGCCGGCGTGCCGATGCTCCCGGTCGTCCGCGGCGTCCCGGAGACGACGCGACAGATCGGCCTCTACACGATTCTCCTCGTCACGATCTCGCTCGTCCTCTGGTCCGTCGCGCGGATGGGCGCGATCTATCTCGGTTCGGCGGTCGCGCTCGGCGCGATCTTCCTCTGGCAGTCCTACCGGCTGTGGCGCGTCGGCACGTCGCCCGAGGCATCGACCGTGGGCGCGATCAGGCTCTACAAGTACTCGATCACGTACCTCAGCCTGCTGTTCCTCGCCATCGCGGTCGACGCGCTCGTCGTCATCCCGGTCGGCTGACGCGCGGACGGCGGACGAGGGTGACGATCGAGCTGCAGTTCCTCGGCGCCGCGACGACGGTCACGGGCTCGCAGTACCTCCTGACGACGGATCGCGCCCGGATCCTCATCGACTGCGGGATGTTCCAGGGAAGCCCGAACGAGTCGATCAGGAACCGGATCCCGCTCGCGTACGACCCGCGCGAGATCGACGCGATCCTCCTCACCCATGCCCACCTCGACCACTGCGGGCTCATCCCGCACGTCGTGAAGGAGGGGTTCGGCGGCCCCATCTGGGCGACGCGTGGCACCGTCGAGCTCGCGACCCTCGTGCTGCTCGACTCGGGCAAGCTCCAGCAGGAGTTCGCGAAGCGCGACGCGCGCTGGGAGCGGCGACACCCGGACAGGGCCGCGGTCGAGGAGCGGCGCGATGAGACGAACCTCGAGGCCGCGGTCGAGCTGGCGGAGGCGGGCGAGCACGTCCCGACGACGATCGAGCCGGTCCTGGCGATCCCGGAGGACGCGGGCGGCCCGGGTGCGATCGGGACCGACGCGACCAGGGTCGTGCGCGCCCGCGACCCTGAGCACGCGCTCGTGGCCCAGCCGGCACAACTCGACATCGACCTCGACGAGCCGCTCTATGACGAGCACGACGCTCGCGCGGCGCTCGCCTCGTTCCGCGGCATCGACTACGGGACGGAGATCGACGTCGCGCCCGGGATCCATGCCACGTTCGTCGACGCCGGGCACATCCTCGGCTCGGCGATCATCCGGCTTCGGGTCGAGGGCGGACCGGGCAGCCCGGACACGAGGATCGTCTTCTCCGGTGATCTCGGCCGGACCGGGACGCCGATCCTCCGCGACCCCACGGTCGTCACGGAGGCGGAGTACGTGCTCGTGGAGTCGACGTACGGCGGCCGCGAGCACGAGCCGGGCGCCGAGTCCATCAGGATCCTCGCCGAGACCGTCCGGCTCGTCGCGGACCATGACGGCGTGCTCCTCGTCCCGTCATTCGCGATCGGGCGGACCCAGGAAGTCGTCTGGGAGCTCGATCGGTTGCTCGAGGCCGGGACGATCCCACCGCTGCCGCTCTACCTCGACTCGCCGATGGCCTCGAAGGCGTCCGACGTGTATCGCCATCACCCGGACTACTACGACGCCGAGACGAAGGCGCTCCTCGATCGCGACGCATCGCCGCTCGATTACCCCCATCAGATCATCGTCAATGACATGGCGGCTTCCGAGGCGATCGCGAGGGCGCCACGGCCGTACATGATCGTCGCCTCGAACGGGATGCTGACGGGCGGACGGGTCGTGGGACATCTGCGCCGCCTCATCGACGACCCTCACGCGATGCTCCTGTTCGTCGGCTATCAGGGCGTCGGGACGCTCGGCGCACATCTCCAGGCGGGTGCGACGACGGTGAAGCTCGATGGCGAAGTCCGGCACGTGCGCTGCCAGGTCCGCTCGATCAGCGGGTTCTCCGCCCACGCCGACGAGCCGGAACTCCTCGCCTGGCTGGCGAACTTCGGGCGCGGCCGGCGGCGAGGCGATCGCGGCTTTCCGAGACGCGTGTTCCTCGTCCACGGCGACCCGGACGCCCAGGTGGCCCTCGAGCCGAAGGTCCGCGCCCTTGGCTTCGAGACGGTCATCCCGCACTGGCACGAGCGCGCCACCCTCGACTGAGCGCCCGCCGGATGCGGCGTGCCGGGTGCGGCGTGCCGGATGCGGAGTGCCCTGCCGGGTGTGGAGTGCCGGGTGCAGGTGCCGAGTGCCTGCCGGGTGTGGAGTGCCGCCAACCGCGCGCCGCCCATTTAGCGCCGCGTTTGTGACAGATGGCCCTCACCCGGGCATCTGACAGCTTCCGGCCCCCCGCGAGTCGCGATCAGCCTTCGACAAACCGCGCGCAGCGTCCGGCCTCTCGCGAGCCGGATCAACCGGCGCGCACCTCGCGCACCTCGCGGACGGCGGTGTCCGCCGCCGCGGCCATGAACCCGTAGTCAGCGCCCACGGTGACCCAGGCGTATCCCTGGTCGCGGCGCTGTCGCGCCTGGGCGGGCGACGCGGCCCACGCTCCGGCCGGAACGCCGGCGAGCCCCGCTCGTTCGACGATCCGGGAGATCGCCGCCTCGACATCGGGATGGAAGATATCTCCGGTGTGGCCGAGGGCCGCGGCGAGGTCGTTCGGGCCCACGAGCAGGGTGTCGACGCCCGGCACGGCAAGGATCGCGTCGAGGTCCTCGTACGCCTCGCGGGTCTCGATCTGGATGCAACACGTGATGAGCGCATTCGCCGCGGTCAGGTAGGTGGCCGTCCCGCGCCCGTAGCCGGAGGCGCGCCGCGGGGCGACGCCGCGGAGCCCGACCGGCGGGTAGCGGCACCAGGCGACGGCCCGCTCGACGTCCGCCACGGTCCTGATCTGTGGCACGACCACCCCGGAGGCCCCTGCGTCGAGCGCGTGCATGATCCGAACCGGCTCGTTCGCGGCGACCCGGTAGAGGATCGGGACGCCCACCGACCGCGTCGCGATGAGCATCCGGACGAGGTCGTCCGTCGCGACCGGGCCGTGCTCGCCGTCGGCGATGAGGACGTCGAAGCCGGCTCCCGCGA encodes the following:
- a CDS encoding protoheme IX farnesyltransferase, coding for MTRFQKLVAATVATTFILVVIGVMVRSTDSGVACPTWPGCFPGQFLPGLDAGANVWFEWIHRTVAFVIGILVVGVAILAFADHRDRPSLLWPSIAAVGIALFQAWLGRETVRLGNSGPSVTAHLAAAMILFAVLIFALVRSFFPARIAGRGSSQRFALLAVFGAATTYALLLFGSNVTATDAALIFPDWPLMGGTFFPPLTSVTSAQVLHRWIAVVVGIVVLVVWLAARRTQREHRVLVLLAASAAGLFPIQAIIGGAQVLTRLAPWAQTLHLALGAAIWGLMAALAVAAYYTARMSPSPNASGAVDSGAGDGRGSEPAGVSATGPRSAADTVRAYIALTKPRIIELLLVTTVPAMILAAHGWPRLDLVWWTLVGGSLAAGSANAINCYLDRDIDGLMVRTRRRPLPAHQVEPDRAVVFGIVLGAIAFAELAWFVNLISAFLALLAIAFYVVVYTMILKRTTAQNIVIGGAAGALPPVIGWAAVTGNVGVPALLLFALVFYWTPPHFWALSLRIRKDYAAAGVPMLPVVRGVPETTRQIGLYTILLVTISLVLWSVARMGAIYLGSAVALGAIFLWQSYRLWRVGTSPEASTVGAIRLYKYSITYLSLLFLAIAVDALVVIPVG
- a CDS encoding MBL fold metallo-hydrolase, with translation MTIELQFLGAATTVTGSQYLLTTDRARILIDCGMFQGSPNESIRNRIPLAYDPREIDAILLTHAHLDHCGLIPHVVKEGFGGPIWATRGTVELATLVLLDSGKLQQEFAKRDARWERRHPDRAAVEERRDETNLEAAVELAEAGEHVPTTIEPVLAIPEDAGGPGAIGTDATRVVRARDPEHALVAQPAQLDIDLDEPLYDEHDARAALASFRGIDYGTEIDVAPGIHATFVDAGHILGSAIIRLRVEGGPGSPDTRIVFSGDLGRTGTPILRDPTVVTEAEYVLVESTYGGREHEPGAESIRILAETVRLVADHDGVLLVPSFAIGRTQEVVWELDRLLEAGTIPPLPLYLDSPMASKASDVYRHHPDYYDAETKALLDRDASPLDYPHQIIVNDMAASEAIARAPRPYMIVASNGMLTGGRVVGHLRRLIDDPHAMLLFVGYQGVGTLGAHLQAGATTVKLDGEVRHVRCQVRSISGFSAHADEPELLAWLANFGRGRRRGDRGFPRRVFLVHGDPDAQVALEPKVRALGFETVIPHWHERATLD